A section of the Oreochromis aureus strain Israel breed Guangdong linkage group 22, ZZ_aureus, whole genome shotgun sequence genome encodes:
- the LOC116318906 gene encoding protein FAM167A-like, with amino-acid sequence MMEVVLTRLRDFSCKTSTFDDCKGAQESKSRDPEARTNHVKEGCTSGGEASKLDIESALAWLRRELMEMRSQDQALIRQLMELHSGIQELKQELYEEEQEEETYEEEEEGSYWDSESEQGSGSLYSSSGEGGFSISCLKMPQQLYSGTLSRRMFCRRSSVP; translated from the exons ATGATGGAGGTGGTCCTAACCAGACTGCGGGACTTCTCCTGCAAGACCTCCACCTTTGATGACTGCAAGGGAGCACAAGAGAGCAAGAGCAGGGACCCTGAGGCCAGAACCAACCACGTCAAGGAAGGGTGCACATCTGGTGGAGAAGCAAGCAAATTGGACATAGAGAGTGCACTGGCCTGGCTGCGAAGGGAGCTG ATGGAGATGCGTTCCCAGGATCAAGCCCTGATTCGACAGCTGATGGAGCTTCACTCAGGCATCCAGGAGCTCAAGCAGGAGCTGTAtgaggaggagcaagaggaggagacgtatgaggaggaagaagaggggaGCTACTGGGACTCTGAGAGTGAACAAGGAAGCGGCAGCCTCTACTCCAGCTCAGGGGAGGGGGGCTTTTCCATTTCCTGCCTAAAGATGCCTCAGCAGCTTTATTCGGGCACTTTATCGAGGAGGATGTTCTGCAGGAGAAGCTCTGTGCCTTGA
- the si:ch211-153f2.3 gene encoding uncharacterized protein si:ch211-153f2.3 has product MDRDSHSEDTLSTLVLENIKNKLIDAFRVTGESREDLQDSGSTVRPVSVGRSYQANEELRRAQIDGAITWLRSELLEMRSQDLQLAQTLLGLNTEIQRLRRESFGCVEVEGGNHQ; this is encoded by the exons ATGGACCGAGACAGTCACAGTGAGGACACTTTGTCAACTCTGGTTCTGGAGAACATAAAGAACAAATTGATTGATGCCTTCAGAGTGACAGGAGAGTCCCGAGAAGACCTCCAGGACTCTGGCTCCACAGTCAGACCGGTCAGCGTGGGCAGGAGTTATCAAGCAAACGAAGAGCTGCGGCGGGCACAGATAGATGGAGCGATAACCTGGCTCAGGTCTGAACTG TTGGAAATGCGCTCCCAGGACCTCCAGCTGGCTCAGACACTGCTGGGGCTCAACACAGAGATCCAGAGACTAAGGAGGGAGAGTTTTGGATGTGTGGAGGTAGAAGGGGGTAACCACCAGTAA